TCGAAGAATCGAATCGAATCGAATCGACAAAAGAAGAGATCTTTCGTTATCCTTCTGGAGAATACTCGCAGATTCTCACTTGGGTCGGCACGTTTAGCTGAAAAGGTCCCACCTTTCGTCTCAATCCGTTTTTTTCCTCCTCTCTCAGATCTTGCAGTGTCGGTTACAATGGGAAGACCCTTGCTTTACGACATCATCGAGAAGCCCGCAACGAGCTGCATCGTAACCCTATGCAGCTTAATCTGGTTCCTGATCCAGAAGAAGAGTATTGGCTACTCGCAAGTTGGGTTAAGCTACGAGACTGCGATCCAAGGGCATTACTGGAGGATCATCACCTCTGCTTTCTCTCACATCAGCGTCTTGCATCTCGTCTTCAACATGAGTGCTCTCTGGAGTCTCGGCGTTGTTGAACAGTTAAAGCATTTAAGTCTCGGAACTGCTTACTATCTTCACTACACTCTTGTCCTTGTAGTCTTCTCCGGTGCTTTGGTGATTGGGATGTACCATTTGCTGATTGGTAGGTTCAAGATTGAGTATTTCAGGAGGGTTACTGCCGTGGGGTACTCTTGCGTTGTGTTTGGTTGGATGACGATTTTGTCTGTGAAGCAGCCTTCTTCGAAGCTTGATCTTTTTGGGGTCTTGTCTCTTCCCATTAGCTTTGCGCCCTTTGAGTCGCTTATTTTCACTTCTATTATTGTTCCGCAAGCTAGCTTTCTGGGACATTTGTCGGGGATTCTTGTTGGTTACGCTGTTTCGTGGGGTTTGATTGGTGGGATGAACAGCTACTGGGCTGTTACCATGCTTGGTTGGATCGTTGTGGTGTTTGTTTTCAGTTTGAAGAAGTCTGGTGCTTATGATTTCAGTTTTCTTGAGATCGAGTCGGTTAGTGATGCTTCTTTGCCTTCGCTGCGGTTTGTTGGAAACGGACGGACCTTGCAAGCTAGTGCAGTTCCTCTTAGTGGAGTGGAAGTTCTATGAGCTAGATGAAGACGGACTGAGAGTTGGTAACCAAGTTAAAAGATACTTTAAGGCTTTGCGTGAGCTGCTTCCTGTGTTAAtcaagtttagtgttgttttaggCATCATTACAGATGAGTAGGACAGTCTTATGTTTGATGTATAGTTGCACAAAAAGGGTACCCTGTCTCACCTTAAGATTACATCCACTACTAGACCtttcacattttattttaattatgaaagCATTGCTACAAAACATTCTTGTTGTTTCTTTGATATATTGTATATGTTTTT
The window above is part of the Brassica napus cultivar Da-Ae chromosome C8, Da-Ae, whole genome shotgun sequence genome. Proteins encoded here:
- the LOC106412281 gene encoding RHOMBOID-like protein 13, translated to MGRPLLYDIIEKPATSCIVTLCSLIWFLIQKKSIGYSQVGLSYETAIQGHYWRIITSAFSHISVLHLVFNMSALWSLGVVEQLKHLSLGTAYYLHYTLVLVVFSGALVIGMYHLLIGRFKIEYFRRVTAVGYSCVVFGWMTILSVKQPSSKLDLFGVLSLPISFAPFESLIFTSIIVPQASFLGHLSGILVGYAVSWGLIGGMNSYWAVTMLGWIVVVFVFSLKKSGAYDFSFLEIESVSDASLPSLRFVGNGRTLQASAVPLSGVEVL